TTTTCTCTacttctcttctctatctctattacCGACAATTGCGCTCTTAAAATCTAATGCTGCTTAATTCCCTTGTGCTCGAAAATTTATGATTCTTCTTTTACCTAGCAAGCAATTGACGtgctatttgatttttttcctccaATCAAATGTTTTATGTTAGGATAATATTTTATCAAACTTTTGAAATGTTTAGACTATTTGAGCGACCTACATTAATAGGTTCTCTTTAAAAGCTCATATCAcacaaaaaaatgaattttaatCATCAAATGCGCATCACCTGCCCAagtccaccgcccaccgctGGTCCTCCGCCGCTCACGGCCATCTCTCTAAGTCTCGAGTAaacctctctcttccccctccccaaCCCCCTTCTACCCTgacaccccccctccccccaaccaAACCCTAACCTGTATGGTCCCTGTCGGAGTTTGGGTGTCGCCGGCGCCAGAGAAGATGGGGAGCCcgccggagttggaggagaagAAGCCGATGCACGAATCTTAGTATAgatccaatggtccaaaatCTGTAAGGTTTCATCCCCAAATTTCATTCGAATGATATATAGCAATTTCATTTATGATTATCCTAAAAGCAGATGATTCTTTTTTAACTATcctcttttttctgtttttctccaACAAATCCTTTTCTTGAACtaaccatttttattttttcctacaGTAATATTTTTTCTTGCTCGATGACGACTTGCTTCTAAGTAGTAGAGAAATTCTTTTTCTTGAACTAAACGTTTTCAGTTTTCAAAaagaatattttctttttgtttttcttcagtacttttttttccttgcaaaAAGTGTGCTGTGCGTTAGGAGAGAGGATGACGACGACTCGCTTTACAGACGCTTTTGCAGTACTCTGCTCGGTCTACATATGTGTTTTGTGGAGTGTTTAAAGGGACATTTAACTCCAtgtcacttttaagatgtgcttatctatgacatatgggccctcatatgtctgacatgtgggccctcatgtgtaTATGACATATGGGTTTAGTGACAAATAATTTAGCACCAATTTTaagcaaatagttaattattccgtGTTTATAACCAATACACTTCTTGATTATGGATTAGCTGAGCTACCAACCTACCATAACTGAAATGAGCTGAAACACCCGCACTGTTCCCATTATCATTTCATTTCGTTCGTTACCTGTAGAGGTCGCACAACTCCATCATACATGACACATCTCTCTGGCGGCTGCAACAAAAGAAAACTCAACTACTGTAACGTACTAGTACATTGCAAAATATAGTACTAATGATGCAATTATTAGGAGGAAACGAAACCTAGTACTGTACATTGATAAGAACGTGGGCAAGTACATCAGTGTTCTCCTGACGAGCAAAAGAATATCCATGAGGAACAAAATAATATCcagcatcttttttttttgttgcaaatgtGGTAGGCACCCCACCTAGCACCAAGGTTTGAAATTCTCGGTTTTTAAAGCCACAATaaaggcccctttgaatcgtaggaatgaaaaaacagtaaaacagaggattgcaaaacacaggaaaatacaggaatgaccatttgattagaccacaggaaaaatacagaaatcagatgagagagatagactcggaagaaatgttccaagaggttagacctcttgctaactttcctccaaaatatgCATAGGATtaccattccataggaattttaaaggatttaataggattcaatcatttctttcaaaggccttcataggatttttttttcgtaggattgaaatcctccaaaattcctacatttttcctacaaatcaaaggggccctaaacttCACGGAAACCATAGTAAACTTCACGGTAACCATACGGTTTTCACGGTAATCACATGGTTACTATGATAACCACCTTACCGTGGGGTTGCGATAACCTGATCCGAAACAGTTTGGTGAACCTGCCTAGCACCAGGACCAAACCACACAAATTTGTGCAGCAATGTTATGTAGTACATGTTCTTGACTGCTTAAGGATTGATTATACAAATAATTGAAACTGAGACGAACAATTAAACCGTAGTAATAAGCAATCATCagaaatataaattttaaaatttgcctGATATGCCCAAGCTTAACCAATACGAAGTTCAGAATAGCAGACCAGATAAGACACTAAAGACAAATTCAACCATGAATATTGATCCCTGCACCCAGCAAAGACAGAAAATTAATCTACCATACAATGATCTACTTAAGTTAAGTGTGCACCTTCATGTCACAAAATTTGTGCCACCCCAACATACAGAAATATAGTACTATGCATTTGGATGTTGGCACGGTGAAGATGCAAAAAAACAGGCAATAACTTTAGAACACCGCGACACCAGCATTATCAACAGACACCTCGGTCAAAAAAAACTACCTGCAGGTCGATGCAATAATAAATGGGATTGAAATGATTTGGGTTAAACGAAAGAATGTTGCGAACAAatcttttcatcacatcgaaactAGACAAGCGGTTGTTTCTTGACATTCGACATCAGTCACCTGCAGCTCGTCGAAATCTTCAAATCTCCCACTCATCCTTCCTGTTAGATCAGAAGGTATCATCACACCAAGTATTGCCCTTTCAATGATTTCAGTGTCATCCACGACATTGTCTCAAACCACCACCAGCGCTATCTATCTATGCCGCCGCATTTCGGCCTTTCTTCGACTTACTCTTGTTTTCTTgtgtcttctttttcttctcttctggtGTCGTCCACACATAATCAGCAgggatgacaaatgggtcctgGATGTCCTCTACACGGCTGCTGGGGCCTGGAGCTGTTGAGAAGTTCTGATGGTAAGGAGCCTTGATCCATTGAATCCAAGAACTTGAGGAAGACTGCGCCACTGGGCTCTTGCTATTGTCAGGGCTGGATGGCGGTGTGGTGAACTCCTCTAATGGCTGTAGCTCTTCAAACTTTGTGAATGTCACAAGTACCCTGATTGTGGGTACAACTGGGATGGCAACCTGAGAGTAATAAAGTGTTAATACATCACCAATTCATCATGTTACAGAATCCAGCAAAATTATTTCAACAGACTAACAGCTATAATGTAAAAATTTCTGTTCAAGCAATACCAGAAGGCATATATGGCAAATAGGATAGTATTATCAATGCTTTAACAACTCTGCACACACACTGCTCTTTTCAAAACTGTTTACCTACTGACTGTTATCATCTGAGCTGAAAGTATCACTGTATAAGTGTCGGTAGCAACAATATCAGATAATATACCGTATTGTATTCTGTAAATAGAACATAGATAGCACTGGTATCTTTCTTTTAATAGTAAGTTTTGAATATATTCTCTCCAGTTCCAGTTATCCGTTTCTTACACCTCAGCCCATTCCCACAACACCTATTGACCTCCCTACATAATTGACGCCCTGGTTCCTTCCAACAAAATCAAATGGACTTCCAACAAAATCAAATGGACGGATTGCCATAATTCTGTTAATGCCCTCTGCCGGATATGCCATTTTGAAGATACCAAGATAGCAATGACATGGAAACACACCACTATTGACAGAGCAAATGCAAAAGTATCATATGTCATTTATAAGCGCACAGCTATGTCATACATTTGCTATCTGAATCCAGAGAAACAGACGCCATTACAGGTCAAAGCTAGTGCATAAAAATATCTAAGCCAAATCCCATAAACAAACCACTTGAATTATAGACATCACAAAAGTATATCTCAgtaactaaatttgaataattaGCTCCATATACTCTAGACCTCTTCATTAAATAGAGTATCACGTCTAAAATAACTGAGCTCTATAAACAATCAAAGGATTTCGCATGCTTTCCATGGAATGACGGAATTCCCCTTGCTTAGTTTTCGCTCCGCTCGTGCGCGGCACTCCTTGCTTGCGGGGCGGCATATCGGAAAGTCTATTATATTCTTTGATGGATGTGCTGCTTTCAATACAATGCATCGATGAAGTTGATATCTAGCACTCTTTTGCTAGGAAATGAAGCTACAATATATCGTATGAGCTATGAATCTACAGCATGCAAATATGGTGTTAATCTCAATTTATCTTGGAGAAGACATTTGATCAAATAAGCAATGTAGATACAAATTCagatcaaaatatataataGTTACAAGTTAGCATGTCAACCTTACAAACTAGTAGTAACTAGCATCATGCCAGGCACTGCAACATTGGTCAAATAAGCAATGCAGATACAAATTCTGAGCAAAATATATAATACTTACTAGTTAGCACATCAACCTTACAAACGAACTCACATGTTGCCAGGCATTGCAATAGTCAATAGACACCAAATATGACAGTTCAAAATGCTAAATATAATTATCCTCAAACCTAAAAATGTATACAATCAGCAACCTACCTTAGTACCTACACTGATACACACATGTGCAAAGAATGCAGCTAATTACAAACATGATACGAAACCACAAACATGTCTAGGTGTAACTAATTACAAAATATCTTTATGAGTGGGGAATGGGTGTAGACTACACCATCACCCACAACTACTTTTAAAACAGTATGGAAATGGGATCAAAAGGGAGAAATATCTTGATTTTGTAATGTATCGGATGTCACCATAGCAACTCAACTGAGAATAGTTACAGCTACCAGACTTAAAGTGCCAATCCAAGAAAAATACAGGATAACCAATATTATTGAATTTTGTTTCAGGTATTCATATGTACATTCAATATGACATGTTTGGTTTTATAAGATTTTGCATCTGTCCATTAAATTCAAGAGGCAATCAGAGTTTGAGACAACTTCCAGTCTTATAAGTGCAGAACAAGGACTAGATCTCCCAGAGGAAAAGGAGAAATGGCGCATCATAGTTAATACTGTAAATGAAAGTATATCAAAGATACAACATATATACCATATAAATTCTGATATCGGGGGCAAATCTACCTTGCTAGTTGCTACCTAACAAATAATCCCTTTGTTCAGAAATACATATAATTTTGGACAATTACATGGTCTTTAAAATACAATTggaccattattttctattgtTATGTTATGTACTCATGAAACAAAACAATTTAGATATTATGTAAGTACTCTAAGATGAATCTACACATATATGATTTTCTTGCATCCAATGTAAACATTTTAAAAGACATTGATACAATGTTTAAAAAGCTTTACCAAAGGTATGTCCAACACGAATATTTATGACCAGAGGGAGAAACTCTATTACAAATCTACTATAAAAGTTATTTTTAGATGGTTATCAGGCTCATGCTAATCCAAAATGCATAAGGTCTATATCGTCCTTTTATAATGAATGAAACAGGAGACAAGTGGAAAAGGAATAAGAACTCTCGAGGATTTAATATTACAGGGCCACTCAAGATATTCAAGCATAAGGCTCCTCTTGTAATAAATACATAGCGCCTTTTCTTGGAGTTCATTTATTTACTAGTTGAGTAGCTATATGTCATATATGATGTAGAAATAGCATCTATTCAATAccaaataattattatttgtttatCAACTTATTATCCATGTCTTGACGTACCACCAAGTGCAAAGTGCAAACAAGGACCTCAAATTATACATTATTAAAAAGAACGAGAATCTAAAAAAGCTCTATAACTAACAATGATAAAGGCACACAAGTACACATTTATATGGACTCATTGATTACTAGTAGATGGTGCTCTAATAGTTCAGTAACATGCACGCTCAACAGCGCAAGGAGTTCAAAATTGTACAAATAACCAGAAATGAACATAGTAAAACTTGCACGTTGTAGCCGAACACTAACAAAATACTGTAGCTCTGACAAGCAAGAATAAACTTGACACTAGTTGGGGCAGAAAGAATTGCGGCACAGTAAATGCATAACAAACATATACGTGCAATTATAAGTTAAGCTAATACCTTGACTGGAAAAGTTCCTGGTGGCAGTTTTGTTGTAAGGAGATCTCTCAAGCGACGGATCGCCTTCACCTTGTTCGCAAGAATATCAAGCAGTGGCAAGAGCTCCTCAGTCCGAAGAGGGAAGTTAGGAGAAAGCCAGAGAACAGGCCTTAGACCTTTCTTGTACTCGCTTTCTTTGCTACCTTCTTTGCGCCTATGTCCACACTCCGACGAAGCAGCAGGTCTCCGATAATCCCTTTCCTTGCCCCTTCTGCTCTCATCCCCTCTTACTACATCTACCGAATGCCTTCCTGGCCTAGTTTGTACATTCGATGGAGATTCAATAAGGATATCGCTCACCTTCTCATCTACACAGAGCGAACTCCTTGGAGGTGCCATCTTCTTCGTCCCCTCTAGCTTGCTACTCTGAACCCTCTTTCCCCAATGACCAAACCAACCTTTCTTATCATGTTTACTATCCCCATTTCCGGAGATGCTCAAATCCTCAATTggtatctctctctccctcggctcaACACAGCTATGTCGAGGACCAACAAACGTGTCGGACTGGCCTTCACCACCAGCACCATCAGGAGAGTCCATCTTAAGCGCGGCTTCCAACTGCTTCTTCTCCTCTTCAGTCAAAACATCGTCGAAGCCCTCGCTCTCGGTATCGTTCTCGTTGCAAGCCGAGAAGAATTCCTCGTCCGTCATCGCGCCGGGGACCCTCCTTGATTTGACACTGACCATCACATGGTGCATGTCATACACCTTGGCCTTCCATGGCCCAACCGACTCGGTCCTCTCCTGGCGCCGCCATGTGAGCTGCGGGAGCAGCACGGCCTGCGTGACGTCTATTCCGGGGCGGAAGATGTTGGTCTGCGACATGGCGGTGACCTCCTGCTGCACCTCGGCCTCGGAGGCGGGCGCGCCAGAGCCTTCCAGGGCGTTCATCACCTCCTTGTCCTTGTGGTTGATCATGCAGAGGGAGCCCGGGGGCACCTTGCCGTCGTCGGAGCCCTCGCCGAGGAAGAGTATGGTCTGGTCGGAGCGCTGGATCTTGAAGCCGTCGAAGCCGGCGAGGGTCATGTCGGCGCGGAGGTTGGCGCCGCGCTTCCAGACCCGGTAGGTGTCGGAGGGGGCGATGCGGGAGATGAAGGGGATGACGGAGCTCTCGAAGTGGAAGGTGATCTCCATGTAGAAGTCGCGCATGCGGcgcatggcggcgacgacgcgggggaggcggcggcaccacTTGGCCCAGGCGAGCGGCTGGTAGTGGCGGACGATGACGCGGGCGAGCGCCTCCTCGCGGGCGCAGATGGCCTCCTGGAGCGCGCTCCACCCTTGCTCGTTTTGCAGGCTCCAGtccgcgcccgccgccatcagcatctccgccgccgccgcgtcgcccagGCGGACGGCGAGGTGGAGCGGCGTCTCCCGCCCGGGGACGTCGCGCCGGTCGAtgaccgccgacgccgcctccgcgcgcgcctcctccgccacggAGTCGGCCTCCGTCCGGATCTCCTCCGGCCTCCGCGCCCTCGGCAGCGCGTCCAGCACCCGCCGCAGCGCCGCGTGGTCCCTCGTCGCCACCGCGTGGTGCGCCTCGCTGTGCGCGTACCTCGCCGCGTCCACACCGGccatccctcctcctccggcgaatcAATCCAAGaaacgcctcctcctcctccccccacctcCCCGCTGATCTGCAACAGCAGCGCAAGCAAAGAATTGAGGCGCAATGCTACCCCCCGCAAGCCAAGAATCCAAGAAATGCCTCCCCAATCCTTCCTACCTTTCTTGCTCcttgcttcctcctcctccttgcctcttcttggcttcttcttcttcttctccccttGTTGCCTCTCTCTCTAGAGTTGTGCTAttgctactagtacaacaaCTAGGATGGacctcttctctctctagaGCCAGGCTAGAGTAgaccaccctcctcctcctcctctctcatcTCATGATGGGGTTGCCCAGGAATAGGGGGAAAGTATTTGGAAtctagagagagaaaagagattgggacagcagcagcagcccagCAGAAGGCAGAAGCAGCTTGCAaccgaggaggagagagaaacaaatGTGAGCAGAGCACGAGCAAAGCAAAGGggaagaacttttttttttttggctccaCTCCGTCTTGATTCCCCCCTCCGTTGTTTTTGCTCTCTTCTTCCACCGTTCGCAAACTTCAATCAATTTTGGGGCTGGATTTGAACAGTTTTTTGAGTTTCGAATGGAAAGGATTCGTTCGCATTTGCTGCCTCTATTCTATTTTATGACTGTATTTGCAACTGGTCAGAGCGATTAATTTGGATTCATTAATTACCTTTGGATTGTTTCATTCGCAATTTCTCAAGCGTGGGAGTCAAGTGAAAGTGCAAGAAACTCTTTCCAGATAAGATGTAGCTTTGACAACGAGACATTTATGGTGATTTCGTTAATTCAGTTTTCAAAGATAATCATATAAGGTGTGTGTGCATGTGCGCTAATTAGAATATATATGCACATGTTTATACGAGTGCGTgcgtttagtttttttttttcaaaaataattgatCAACTACTATAAAAGGTGTCACGCGAATTTCCACTCCCGTGACTTTACCAAAAATCGACTTCAGTTTGTCACGTCCAAAACGAAATGCATGAGGAAAATTTTTGTTCAAAACCATCTGTCATTCTACAGCTATTCTACAGCTACAAGTTTTTTTTGTCTGATTTTACTATTGGAGCCTTGACTGTCATTGTAAACTTGTGGCTTAAAAGACAAACGGTTCACCAACTGCGTAGCCCAAAACGCCAATTCAGCACACTAGAAGCTGGAAAAAAGAGACGTAAATGTCtcctttaataatatttttttagtgcACCTTCCTAGtatactactccatccatccttAAATATATGTGATTTTAGCTAGACGTGACACATCATAGTAAAATAAATCTGGATATAGAATACATCACATTCAACTAAAATCTCTTTTATttagggacgaagggagtatagcATAATAATTGTTGCTGATATGCATGAGATTGAATGCATGGATTGAGATGCAATGGAGAACTAgctttgggtgtgtttagttcacgctaaaattagaaatttgattgaaattataacgatgtgatggaaaagtttgaagtttatgtgtgtagaaaagttttgatgtgatagaaaagttggaagttcaaagaaa
The window above is part of the Oryza sativa Japonica Group chromosome 7, ASM3414082v1 genome. Proteins encoded here:
- the LOC9268481 gene encoding uncharacterized protein; protein product: MAGVDAARYAHSEAHHAVATRDHAALRRVLDALPRARRPEEIRTEADSVAEEARAEAASAVIDRRDVPGRETPLHLAVRLGDAAAAEMLMAAGADWSLQNEQGWSALQEAICAREEALARVIVRHYQPLAWAKWCRRLPRVVAAMRRMRDFYMEITFHFESSVIPFISRIAPSDTYRVWKRGANLRADMTLAGFDGFKIQRSDQTILFLGEGSDDGKVPPGSLCMINHKDKEVMNALEGSGAPASEAEVQQEVTAMSQTNIFRPGIDVTQAVLLPQLTWRRQERTESVGPWKAKVYDMHHVMVSVKSRRVPGAMTDEEFFSACNENDTESEGFDDVLTEEEKKQLEAALKMDSPDGAGGEGQSDTFVGPRHSCVEPREREIPIEDLSISGNGDSKHDKKGWFGHWGKRVQSSKLEGTKKMAPPRSSLCVDEKVSDILIESPSNVQTRPGRHSVDVVRGDESRRGKERDYRRPAASSECGHRRKEGSKESEYKKGLRPVLWLSPNFPLRTEELLPLLDILANKVKAIRRLRDLLTTKLPPGTFPVKVAIPVVPTIRVLVTFTKFEELQPLEEFTTPPSSPDNSKSPVAQSSSSSWIQWIKAPYHQNFSTAPGPSSRVEDIQDPFVIPADYVWTTPEEKKKKTQENKSKSKKGRNAAA